Proteins encoded together in one Stutzerimonas stutzeri window:
- a CDS encoding HNH endonuclease: protein MAIKYRVIHTTCPWRKAQHSSLQKAIDGPDGAKNLLRNIGRVGQKWQKYGPVSCIFVWDENRDPGYAFRLKPGSSYEIEMATVARHLLEHHDREKSCPASEIEAYFSRPQHSHSATDQDTPSNTTKTESTGIVGEQLLAQTIFPDELPDDASHVEGLARSVLVNTYERSESARNICINHHKPICKVCTLNFEEKYGEIGRGYIHVHHIVPISAIGKQYQVDPINDLVPVCPNCHAMLHWRNPPLSIEELRIKLNDS, encoded by the coding sequence ATGGCTATCAAATATCGTGTAATTCACACGACCTGCCCTTGGAGAAAGGCCCAGCACTCGTCCCTCCAAAAAGCTATAGACGGGCCGGATGGAGCAAAGAATCTTCTTCGGAATATAGGCCGTGTTGGCCAAAAGTGGCAGAAATATGGTCCAGTGTCCTGCATCTTTGTATGGGACGAGAATCGTGATCCGGGCTACGCCTTCCGCCTTAAGCCGGGCTCCAGCTATGAGATTGAAATGGCGACCGTGGCCCGTCACCTACTTGAGCATCACGACCGGGAAAAGAGCTGCCCCGCATCCGAAATTGAAGCCTACTTCTCACGCCCTCAGCATTCTCATTCGGCAACCGACCAGGACACACCAAGTAATACAACCAAGACCGAAAGCACCGGCATCGTAGGAGAACAACTTCTCGCACAAACTATTTTTCCAGATGAATTACCTGATGATGCATCTCATGTGGAGGGGCTAGCGCGTTCTGTTCTCGTTAATACTTACGAGCGTAGCGAATCAGCTCGCAATATATGCATCAATCATCACAAACCGATTTGTAAGGTATGCACCTTAAACTTTGAGGAAAAATACGGAGAAATCGGACGTGGTTACATTCATGTTCACCACATAGTGCCGATCTCCGCGATCGGAAAGCAATACCAAGTCGATCCTATCAACGACTTGGTACCGGTCTGCCCGAACTGCCACGCCATGCTTCATTGGCGAAACCCGCCACTCTCCATTGAGGAGTTGCGGATAAAGTTAAATGACAGCTAA
- the recD gene encoding exodeoxyribonuclease V subunit alpha yields the protein MSQTLKQLSASQGDSEQVVVPIGAASHGELLQQLDTWVARGWLRALDRSLAKFILEQDPQAQASVLLAAAMTSHQLGRGHACLDLAATLAAPDFVLSLPPEGEQGNTLPSQWLQGLDAAKWRQALAASPMVEDRDASPNAPERPLVLVGQRLYLRRYWNYECSIAQALSARLGVAPGTPDNLASRLDELFPPPSEAERAQGSNWQKIACALAARGNFSIITGGPGTGKTTSVVRLLGLLQTPAVDSGKPLRIRLAAPTGKAAARLSESIGKEVRALPVSDAVRAEIPTDVSTLHRLLGSRPNSRNFIHQRDKPLELDVLVVDEASMIDLEMMACVLDALPHAARLILLGDKDQLASVEAGSVMGDLCREAEKGGYNVQTAQWLSTHSSEALLDPELQMAADAGDPLAQQTVMLRRSWRFDPQKGIGRLAKLINHKHADEARRVLEQPSEQLFNLLVRGEQDAALTDLAIDGNRNAPGYRHYLEQLRDLRPAPDTPWDSQLWADWAGKVLSAFDRFRLLCALRRGPWGVEGLNQRVATQLRRRGLLSSDHGWYEGRPVLVTRNDYSLNLMNGDIGIALCVLGPEGALALRVAFPRNDGSGGVRFVLPSRLVEVETVFAMTVHKSQGSEFNHTALVLPDALNPVLTKELLYTAITRAREWFSLAETQPGVFEGAVERNVQRTSGLALQLHEALAQRVGQAGSLTSVVGGIM from the coding sequence ATGAGCCAGACCCTCAAGCAACTCAGCGCCAGCCAAGGCGATAGCGAGCAAGTGGTAGTGCCCATCGGCGCAGCCAGCCATGGCGAGCTATTGCAGCAACTCGATACCTGGGTGGCGCGTGGCTGGCTGCGTGCGCTGGATCGTTCGTTGGCCAAGTTCATCCTCGAACAAGACCCTCAAGCCCAGGCCAGCGTGCTGCTGGCTGCCGCGATGACCAGCCACCAACTGGGCCGTGGCCACGCCTGCCTGGACCTGGCTGCCACCCTGGCCGCCCCGGATTTCGTGCTCTCGTTGCCACCTGAAGGTGAGCAGGGCAACACGCTTCCATCGCAATGGTTGCAGGGCCTGGACGCCGCGAAGTGGCGCCAGGCGCTGGCCGCAAGCCCCATGGTCGAGGACCGCGACGCCAGCCCGAACGCGCCCGAGCGGCCCTTGGTGCTGGTGGGGCAGCGCCTGTACTTGCGCCGCTATTGGAACTACGAGTGCAGCATTGCCCAAGCCTTGAGTGCACGCTTGGGTGTGGCGCCAGGCACCCCGGACAACCTCGCCAGCCGCCTCGACGAACTGTTCCCACCGCCTTCCGAAGCCGAGCGCGCGCAGGGCAGCAACTGGCAGAAAATTGCCTGCGCGCTGGCGGCCCGTGGCAATTTCAGCATCATCACCGGCGGCCCAGGCACCGGTAAGACCACCTCGGTGGTGCGCTTGCTGGGCTTGCTGCAAACGCCGGCGGTCGATAGCGGCAAGCCGCTGCGCATTCGCCTGGCGGCCCCGACCGGCAAGGCGGCTGCGCGGTTGTCTGAGTCCATCGGCAAGGAGGTGAGGGCGTTGCCGGTCAGTGATGCGGTGCGCGCCGAGATCCCCACGGATGTGTCCACCCTGCACCGCTTGCTGGGCAGCCGCCCGAACTCGCGCAACTTCATTCACCAGCGCGACAAACCGCTTGAGCTGGATGTGCTGGTGGTTGACGAAGCCTCGATGATCGACCTGGAAATGATGGCCTGCGTACTGGACGCCTTGCCCCATGCGGCGCGGTTGATTCTGCTGGGCGACAAGGACCAGTTGGCTTCGGTGGAAGCCGGTTCCGTGATGGGCGACTTGTGCCGCGAGGCTGAAAAAGGCGGCTACAACGTGCAAACCGCCCAGTGGCTGAGCACCCACAGCAGTGAAGCCCTGCTCGACCCCGAGTTGCAGATGGCCGCAGACGCCGGTGACCCATTGGCGCAGCAGACCGTGATGCTGCGTCGCTCGTGGCGTTTCGACCCGCAGAAGGGCATCGGGCGTCTGGCCAAGCTGATCAACCACAAACACGCCGACGAAGCACGGCGTGTGCTGGAGCAGCCTTCGGAGCAGCTTTTCAACCTGCTGGTGCGTGGTGAGCAGGATGCTGCACTCACCGACCTGGCCATCGATGGTAACCGCAACGCCCCCGGCTACCGGCATTATCTGGAGCAACTGCGCGACCTGCGCCCCGCACCCGACACACCGTGGGATAGCCAGCTTTGGGCCGACTGGGCGGGCAAGGTGTTGTCTGCATTCGACCGTTTCCGCCTGCTGTGTGCATTGCGTCGGGGGCCTTGGGGCGTCGAGGGCCTGAACCAGCGCGTGGCCACGCAGTTGCGTCGGCGCGGCTTGCTGAGCAGCGACCACGGTTGGTACGAAGGGCGCCCAGTGCTGGTTACGCGCAACGACTACAGCCTGAACCTTATGAACGGCGATATCGGCATCGCGCTATGTGTGCTTGGACCAGAGGGTGCGTTGGCCCTACGCGTGGCCTTCCCGCGTAATGACGGCAGTGGCGGCGTGCGCTTCGTGCTGCCGAGCCGGTTGGTGGAGGTGGAAACGGTGTTCGCCATGACGGTGCACAAGTCCCAGGGGTCGGAGTTCAACCACACCGCGCTGGTGTTGCCTGATGCGCTGAACCCGGTGTTGACCAAGGAGCTGCTGTACACCGCGATCACCCGCGCCAGGGAGTGGTTCAGCCTGGCCGAGACTCAACCAGGTGTGTTTGAAGGCGCGGTAGAGCGCAACGTGCAGCGCACCAGCGGCTTGGCATTGCAACTGCACGAGGCGCTGGCTCAACGAGTAGGGCAGGCAGGATCACTGACATCAGTAGTGGGCGGGATAATGTAG
- the recB gene encoding exodeoxyribonuclease V subunit beta: MTAENLNPLGFPLHGSRLIEASAGTGKTFTIALLYVRLVLGHGGDAAFKQALTPPQILVVTFTDAATQELRDRIRARLNEAARCFQAAESSHDPLLVKLRDEYPADQWPTCARRLQLASEWMDEAAVSTIHGWCYRMLREHAFDSGSLFTQTLETDQRELLEEVVRDYWRRQFYSVSPEFAKVVTDCFKSPVELREALTPLLSRTDAEFRQEGVSITAPAKLDALLQVTADWNAKYAALEASARAAWAKDNVALEAMLHEARTSLNGNSYPAKSRETLDGMLLNIEAWSQGGEACDHVFKCGQTRFKLKKGGSIPRHLAFEAIDALADHKATKQDIRAQLLLHALREVQGAFEEEKLRRAQIGFDDLLNRLGRALQGPSGPRLAQTIRQQYPVALIDEFQDTDPVQYDIFDTIYRIGDNLPDCGLFMIGDPKQAIYSFRGADIYTYLKAREATEGRHYTLGTNYRSTKAMVDAANHCFSFAEAHPRAAFRFAKDGQNPVPFKGVDAKGRSDVLEIEGEQQKALTLWQLQTDGVINNATYLREASEVCASAIQAWLDGSAPEPSGLRSSDGQLTKLKPADIAILVRSRTEAEAIRKALARRKLASVYLSDRDSVFESEEAKDLLCILRACAQPSSDRLLRAALATRSVGLGWQALERLNQNELCWEELVQCFRVFRQHWQQQGVLPMLRKLLATFQVPARLLAEAQGERRLTNLLHLAEWLQRSATELDGEHALIRHLAEQIEAQSEEEILRLESDSDLIKVVTVHKSKGLEYPLVMLPFACSARPVDGRSKTPPMFHEQQGEQYRLVLELGKGELAKPSQKLADDERMGEEMRLLYVALTRARYATWICVAPKVAKTGEKSLDLHKSGLGYLLAGENKVAPERLAEVVEALAKGCDDIAVSKAPTPTQTVHTAPARSTAGPALRPLHALAANWWIASYSALAIADDRTLVGATSPIAPEPATALEANLQEQDDEQNPSAGVGIHGFPRGAGPGTFLHGLFEWAGDEGFGNAASDEQALHDAVARRCNLRGWERWIDPLSAWLSHYLKAPLRFNGTQCTLAALDTYQVEMEFWFASQNVSVERLDALVREHTLGGVPRPALAPSQLNGMFKGFIDLTFEHEGRYYVADYKSNWLGSTDCAYAAEAMAETMLGKRYDLQMCLYLLALHRQLKLRLPGYDYDQHMGGALYLFIRGHQAPTHGLHFERPPRQLIEQLDQLFMGQHLEASA; the protein is encoded by the coding sequence ATGACCGCGGAAAACCTCAACCCCCTCGGTTTCCCCCTGCACGGCAGCCGCTTGATCGAGGCGAGCGCGGGCACCGGTAAAACCTTCACCATCGCCTTGCTGTATGTGCGCCTGGTGCTGGGCCATGGCGGCGACGCGGCGTTCAAGCAAGCGCTGACGCCACCGCAAATTTTGGTAGTGACCTTCACCGACGCCGCCACCCAAGAGCTGCGCGACCGCATTCGCGCACGCTTGAACGAGGCTGCTCGGTGCTTCCAGGCAGCCGAATCGTCCCATGACCCGCTGCTGGTGAAACTGCGTGACGAGTACCCCGCCGACCAGTGGCCGACCTGTGCTCGGCGGTTGCAGTTGGCCAGCGAGTGGATGGACGAAGCGGCGGTTTCGACCATTCATGGATGGTGCTACCGGATGCTGCGCGAGCACGCCTTCGACAGCGGCAGCTTGTTTACCCAAACACTGGAAACCGACCAGCGCGAGTTGCTCGAGGAAGTGGTCAGGGACTACTGGCGCCGGCAGTTCTATAGCGTGTCGCCCGAGTTTGCCAAGGTGGTGACGGATTGCTTCAAAAGCCCTGTCGAGCTGCGCGAGGCATTGACGCCGCTGCTGTCGCGTACCGATGCCGAGTTTCGGCAAGAGGGTGTATCGATCACGGCACCCGCGAAACTGGATGCCTTGCTTCAGGTAACCGCCGACTGGAATGCCAAGTACGCCGCGCTCGAAGCGTCGGCGCGCGCCGCGTGGGCCAAGGACAACGTAGCGTTGGAGGCCATGCTGCACGAGGCCCGCACCTCGCTGAACGGTAACTCCTACCCCGCCAAGAGCCGCGAAACTCTGGACGGGATGCTGCTTAACATCGAGGCCTGGAGCCAGGGCGGCGAAGCCTGTGACCACGTGTTCAAGTGTGGGCAGACCCGCTTCAAGCTAAAAAAGGGCGGCAGCATTCCCAGGCACCTGGCGTTCGAGGCCATCGATGCGTTGGCCGACCACAAGGCCACCAAGCAGGACATTCGCGCGCAGTTGCTGCTGCATGCACTGCGTGAAGTGCAGGGTGCCTTCGAGGAAGAAAAACTGCGCCGGGCGCAGATCGGATTCGACGATTTGCTCAATCGCCTCGGCCGTGCGCTGCAAGGACCATCTGGGCCGCGCCTGGCGCAGACCATTCGCCAGCAGTACCCAGTGGCCTTGATCGACGAGTTCCAGGACACCGACCCGGTTCAATACGACATCTTCGACACCATCTACCGCATCGGCGACAACCTGCCCGACTGCGGGCTGTTCATGATCGGCGACCCGAAACAGGCGATCTATTCCTTCCGTGGCGCCGACATCTACACCTACCTAAAGGCGCGTGAGGCTACCGAGGGCCGGCATTACACCCTGGGCACCAACTACCGTTCCACCAAAGCTATGGTCGATGCCGCCAACCACTGTTTCAGCTTCGCCGAAGCGCACCCGCGAGCGGCGTTCCGCTTCGCCAAGGACGGGCAGAACCCGGTGCCGTTCAAGGGCGTCGACGCCAAAGGCCGCAGCGATGTGCTGGAAATCGAGGGCGAACAGCAGAAGGCCCTGACTCTTTGGCAACTGCAGACCGACGGCGTCATCAACAACGCCACGTACCTGCGCGAGGCCTCTGAGGTGTGCGCCTCGGCGATTCAGGCCTGGCTCGACGGTAGTGCGCCCGAGCCCTCGGGCTTGCGCAGCAGCGACGGCCAGTTGACCAAGCTCAAACCCGCCGATATCGCCATTCTGGTACGCAGCCGCACGGAAGCCGAAGCCATTCGCAAGGCCCTCGCACGTCGCAAACTGGCCAGCGTCTATTTGTCTGACCGCGACTCGGTGTTCGAAAGCGAAGAGGCCAAAGACCTGCTGTGCATCCTTCGGGCCTGCGCCCAACCCAGCAGTGACCGCTTGCTGCGTGCGGCACTGGCAACCCGCAGCGTGGGCCTTGGCTGGCAGGCGCTGGAGCGCCTGAATCAGAACGAGCTGTGCTGGGAAGAGCTTGTGCAGTGCTTCCGCGTGTTTCGCCAGCATTGGCAGCAACAAGGCGTGCTGCCAATGCTGCGTAAGCTGCTCGCGACCTTCCAGGTTCCGGCCCGGTTGCTTGCCGAGGCGCAGGGCGAACGTCGCTTGACCAACCTGCTGCACCTGGCTGAATGGCTGCAACGCAGCGCCACTGAGCTGGACGGCGAGCACGCGCTGATTCGCCACTTGGCCGAGCAGATCGAGGCGCAGAGCGAAGAAGAAATTCTGCGCCTGGAAAGCGACTCAGACCTGATCAAGGTGGTGACTGTGCACAAGTCCAAGGGCCTTGAGTACCCCTTGGTGATGTTGCCGTTCGCGTGCAGCGCCAGGCCGGTGGATGGCCGCAGCAAAACGCCGCCCATGTTCCATGAGCAGCAGGGTGAGCAATACCGCCTGGTGCTTGAATTGGGCAAAGGCGAGTTGGCGAAGCCGTCGCAGAAACTGGCCGACGATGAGCGCATGGGCGAGGAAATGCGCCTGCTGTATGTCGCCCTGACCCGCGCCCGCTACGCTACCTGGATTTGCGTGGCGCCCAAGGTGGCTAAAACCGGGGAAAAATCGCTCGACCTGCACAAGTCGGGCCTGGGCTACCTGCTGGCAGGCGAAAACAAGGTGGCGCCCGAGCGCCTGGCTGAAGTGGTCGAGGCACTGGCAAAGGGCTGCGACGACATCGCCGTGAGCAAGGCGCCCACGCCCACCCAAACCGTCCACACAGCGCCCGCCCGATCCACCGCAGGCCCAGCCTTGCGCCCGCTGCATGCGCTGGCAGCCAATTGGTGGATCGCCAGCTACTCCGCCTTGGCGATCGCCGACGACCGTACCCTGGTGGGCGCCACTTCGCCCATCGCCCCAGAGCCTGCAACTGCCCTAGAAGCCAACCTGCAAGAGCAGGACGACGAGCAGAACCCGTCTGCCGGCGTTGGCATTCACGGCTTCCCCCGAGGGGCGGGGCCGGGCACCTTCCTGCACGGGTTGTTCGAGTGGGCGGGCGATGAGGGCTTCGGCAACGCCGCCAGTGATGAGCAAGCCCTGCACGACGCCGTGGCACGGCGCTGCAACCTGCGTGGCTGGGAACGCTGGATCGACCCGTTGTCGGCCTGGCTCAGCCACTACCTGAAGGCGCCACTGCGCTTCAACGGCACCCAATGCACCCTCGCAGCGCTGGACACCTACCAGGTCGAGATGGAGTTCTGGTTCGCCAGCCAAAACGTGAGCGTCGAGCGCCTCGATGCCCTGGTGCGTGAACACACCTTGGGCGGCGTGCCACGGCCAGCGCTCGCCCCAAGCCAGTTGAACGGCATGTTCAAGGGCTTCATCGACCTGACCTTCGAGCACGAGGGCCGCTACTACGTGGCGGACTACAAGTCCAACTGGCTGGGCAGTACCGACTGCGCCTATGCCGCCGAGGCCATGGCCGAAACCATGTTGGGCAAACGCTACGACCTGCAGATGTGCCTGTACCTGCTGGCCCTGCATCGCCAGCTCAAGCTGCGCCTGCCCGGCTACGACTACGACCAGCACATGGGTGGCGCGTTGTACCTGTTCATCCGTGGGCACCAGGCGCCCACCCATGGCCTGCACTTCGAACGCCCACCGCGGCAATTGATCGAGCAGCTTGACCAACTCTTCATGGGGCAACACCTGGAGGCCAGCGCATGA